In Marivirga salinae, a single window of DNA contains:
- the miaA gene encoding tRNA (adenosine(37)-N6)-dimethylallyltransferase MiaA: MTKKSKTIVILAGPTAVGKTSLSIQLAKRFKTEIISADSRQFYKEMVIGTAKPTSKEMDGVPHHFINSHSIQEDYNVGQFEKDALNLLGDLFRKHDIIFVVGGSGLYVKALCEGIDDMPSIPVEIRQNLNAEFEQNGIECLQKQVMESDPEYFEIVDQQNPQRLIRALELYRATGKNMSYYRAQEKQIERPFNIIKIGLERPREELYDRINLRMDQMIAEGLFDEAEKLYHYKNLNALQTLGYSEIFGFLDGEYDREEAVRLLKRNSRRYAKRQMTWFKRDSEFVWFKAEDKDKVIDYLESRHS; the protein is encoded by the coding sequence TTGACTAAAAAATCTAAAACCATAGTGATTTTGGCTGGGCCGACTGCTGTTGGTAAAACTTCCTTATCCATTCAATTGGCTAAACGGTTTAAAACTGAAATAATTTCAGCCGATTCCCGTCAGTTCTATAAAGAAATGGTGATAGGAACTGCTAAGCCAACATCAAAAGAAATGGATGGAGTTCCCCATCATTTTATAAATTCCCATAGCATTCAGGAGGATTATAATGTAGGCCAGTTTGAGAAGGATGCTTTAAACCTACTCGGTGATTTATTCAGAAAACATGATATTATATTTGTAGTAGGCGGCTCAGGACTTTATGTAAAAGCACTATGTGAAGGCATTGATGACATGCCTTCTATTCCAGTAGAAATAAGACAGAATTTAAATGCGGAGTTTGAACAAAATGGAATTGAATGTCTGCAAAAACAAGTAATGGAATCTGACCCAGAATATTTTGAAATAGTAGATCAGCAAAATCCTCAAAGGCTGATAAGGGCTTTGGAGCTTTATCGTGCCACTGGAAAAAACATGAGCTATTATAGGGCTCAAGAAAAGCAAATTGAAAGACCATTTAATATCATTAAAATAGGACTAGAGCGCCCTAGAGAAGAATTGTATGATCGCATAAATTTGAGAATGGATCAGATGATTGCAGAAGGATTATTCGATGAGGCTGAAAAGTTATACCATTATAAAAATTTGAATGCTTTGCAGACATTGGGCTACTCAGAAATATTTGGCTTTTTGGATGGCGAATATGATAGGGAAGAGGCTGTCAGATTATTAAAAAGAAACAGTCGAAGATATGCTAAAAGGCAAATGACTTGGTTCAAGAGAGATTCAGAATTTGTTTGGTTTAAGGCTGAGGACAAAGATAAGGTTATTGATTATTTAGAAAGTAGACATAGTTAG
- a CDS encoding methylmalonyl-CoA mutase family protein, with product MSAHQTVAPYKPKNNVRIVTAASLFDGHDAAINVMRRIIQSTGCEVIHLGHDRSVEEVVNTAIQEDAQAIAMTSYQGGHTEYFKYMHDLLKEKGAGHIKIFGGGGGVILPEEIKELHDYGISRIYSPDDGREMGLQGMINDLVQQSDYPTGQNLNGEVGRVDKQDVKAIARLISAAENFPEESNAELDKIREKAKELSVPVLGITGTGGAGKSSLVDELVRRFLLDFKDKNIGIISVDPSKRKTGGALLGDRIRMNAINHERVYMRSLATRQSNLSISKYVKDAVSILKAAKFDLIILETSGIGQSDTQILDYSDASLYVMTPEYGAATQLEKIDMLDFADIIALNKFDKRGALDALRDVKKQYQRNHGLWEAKVDDMPVYGTIASQFNDPGTNALYKTLMDKVVEKSGADLNSTFEITDEMSEKVFIIPPNRTRYLSEISENNRGYDEWVEQQAEVADKLYGYRKSIETLKDSELEDKDRLIKGLEEAYAKEELNFDPKNKLIIEEWGDKVQKYKDPIYSFKVRDKEIKIKTHTESLSHSQIPKVSLPKYKSWGDLLRWNLRENVPGEFPYTAGIYPFKREGEDPTRMFAGEGGPERTNKRFHYVSMDMPAKRLSTAFDSVTLYGNDPDYRPDIYGKIGNSGVSICCLDDAKKLYSGFDLADAMTSVSMTINGPAPMLLGFFMNAAVDQQCEKYIKENGLEAEVNKKIDKIFKERGSDRPQYRGELPANHNGLGLMLLGVTGDQVLPKDVYEKIKFETMAVVRGTVQADILKEDQAQNTCIFSTEFALRLMGDVQEYFIKNQVRNFYSVSISGYHIAEAGANPITQLAFTLANGFTYVEYYLSRGMDINKFGPNLSFFFSNGVDPEYAVIGRVARRIWSKALKQKYGANSRAQMLKYHIQTSGRSLHAQEIDFNDIRTTLQALYAIYDNCNSLHTNAYDEAITTPTENSVRRAMAIQLIINKELGLTKNENPIQGSFIIEELTDLVEEAVLKEFDRITERGGVLGAMETMYQRGKIQEESLYYETLKHTGEFPIIGVNTFLNSKGSPTVTPGEVIRATKEEKEYQIETLNLLNDRFEKEAKESLDRLQKAAIKNENLFAELMEATKFCSLGQITNAMFEVGGQYRRNM from the coding sequence ATGTCTGCACATCAAACTGTAGCTCCTTATAAACCTAAAAATAACGTCCGCATAGTAACCGCTGCTTCCCTTTTCGATGGGCATGATGCGGCTATCAATGTGATGCGAAGAATCATTCAATCCACTGGCTGTGAAGTAATTCACCTTGGGCATGATCGTTCCGTGGAAGAAGTGGTAAACACTGCTATTCAGGAAGATGCACAAGCCATTGCCATGACTTCCTATCAAGGTGGTCATACGGAATACTTCAAATACATGCACGACCTGCTTAAAGAAAAAGGTGCTGGTCATATCAAGATTTTTGGCGGTGGAGGAGGAGTAATCCTTCCGGAAGAAATCAAAGAATTGCATGATTACGGCATTTCTAGAATCTATTCTCCAGATGATGGAAGGGAAATGGGCTTGCAAGGTATGATCAATGATTTGGTACAGCAAAGTGATTATCCAACCGGTCAGAATTTGAATGGCGAAGTTGGGCGTGTTGACAAGCAAGACGTAAAAGCCATTGCACGACTAATTTCAGCAGCTGAAAATTTCCCGGAAGAAAGTAATGCGGAATTAGATAAAATCAGGGAAAAGGCAAAAGAACTTTCTGTTCCGGTTTTGGGAATTACAGGTACTGGTGGAGCTGGAAAATCATCTTTAGTGGATGAATTAGTTCGCAGATTTTTACTTGACTTCAAAGACAAAAACATTGGAATTATATCTGTTGATCCATCCAAAAGAAAAACGGGTGGAGCACTTTTAGGGGATAGAATCCGAATGAATGCCATCAACCACGAACGTGTTTATATGCGTTCATTGGCTACTCGTCAAAGTAATTTATCCATTTCCAAATATGTGAAAGATGCTGTTTCTATCTTAAAAGCGGCAAAATTTGATCTCATTATATTAGAAACCTCTGGTATTGGGCAGTCTGATACGCAGATTTTAGATTATTCTGATGCCTCGCTTTATGTGATGACTCCTGAATATGGAGCGGCAACTCAGTTGGAAAAAATCGACATGTTGGATTTTGCCGACATTATTGCCCTAAATAAATTTGACAAACGTGGTGCTTTGGATGCTTTGCGTGATGTGAAAAAGCAATATCAGCGTAACCATGGATTATGGGAAGCTAAAGTGGACGATATGCCAGTTTATGGTACCATTGCTTCTCAATTCAATGATCCTGGAACCAACGCTTTATACAAAACTTTAATGGATAAGGTAGTAGAAAAATCAGGTGCTGATCTGAACTCTACTTTTGAAATTACCGATGAAATGTCGGAGAAAGTATTCATTATTCCGCCAAACAGAACCCGTTATTTGTCAGAAATTTCTGAAAACAATAGAGGTTATGATGAATGGGTGGAGCAACAAGCAGAAGTTGCAGATAAGCTTTATGGCTACAGAAAATCAATAGAGACTTTAAAAGATTCTGAATTAGAGGATAAAGACCGATTAATCAAAGGATTGGAGGAAGCCTATGCCAAAGAAGAGCTGAATTTCGACCCTAAAAATAAATTAATAATAGAAGAATGGGGCGATAAAGTTCAGAAATATAAAGACCCTATCTATTCATTTAAGGTTAGGGATAAAGAAATCAAGATTAAGACACATACGGAATCATTATCTCACAGTCAAATTCCAAAAGTTTCTTTACCAAAATACAAAAGCTGGGGAGATTTATTGAGATGGAATTTGAGAGAAAATGTCCCAGGTGAATTTCCTTATACAGCCGGGATTTATCCTTTTAAAAGAGAAGGGGAAGACCCAACTCGTATGTTTGCCGGTGAAGGCGGACCAGAAAGAACCAATAAGCGATTCCATTATGTAAGTATGGATATGCCTGCTAAGCGTTTGTCTACTGCATTTGATTCTGTAACGCTTTACGGAAACGACCCGGATTACAGACCTGATATTTACGGTAAAATTGGTAATTCAGGAGTAAGTATCTGCTGTTTGGATGACGCGAAGAAGTTATATTCAGGCTTTGATCTAGCTGATGCAATGACTTCCGTTTCCATGACTATTAATGGTCCGGCTCCAATGCTTTTAGGATTTTTCATGAATGCAGCGGTTGATCAGCAATGTGAGAAATACATCAAAGAGAATGGCTTAGAAGCTGAAGTAAATAAGAAAATTGATAAAATTTTCAAGGAAAGAGGCTCGGATAGACCACAATATAGAGGTGAATTACCAGCAAATCATAACGGTTTAGGTTTGATGCTTTTGGGTGTGACTGGAGATCAGGTTTTACCGAAAGATGTTTACGAGAAAATAAAATTTGAGACTATGGCGGTTGTTCGTGGTACGGTTCAAGCGGATATCCTAAAAGAAGATCAGGCACAGAACACTTGTATTTTCTCTACTGAATTTGCTTTACGATTGATGGGAGATGTGCAAGAGTATTTCATCAAAAATCAAGTTCGTAACTTCTATTCTGTTTCTATTTCAGGATATCATATTGCAGAAGCTGGTGCTAATCCGATTACACAATTGGCATTTACTTTAGCGAATGGTTTCACTTATGTGGAATATTACCTAAGTAGAGGAATGGACATCAATAAATTTGGTCCAAACCTATCTTTCTTCTTCTCGAATGGAGTTGATCCTGAATATGCGGTGATAGGAAGAGTAGCCAGAAGAATATGGTCGAAAGCTTTAAAGCAGAAATACGGAGCAAACTCCAGAGCACAGATGTTGAAATACCACATCCAAACTTCAGGACGTTCATTGCACGCTCAAGAGATTGATTTTAATGATATTAGAACAACCTTGCAGGCTTTGTATGCGATTTATGATAACTGTAACTCGCTGCACACTAATGCTTATGATGAGGCGATTACTACGCCTACTGAGAATTCAGTAAGAAGAGCCATGGCAATTCAGTTGATCATCAATAAAGAATTAGGCTTAACGAAAAATGAAAACCCAATCCAAGGTTCTTTCATCATTGAAGAATTGACGGACTTAGTAGAAGAAGCAGTATTAAAAGAATTCGATAGAATTACAGAACGTGGAGGCGTTTTAGGTGCTATGGAAACCATGTATCAGCGTGGAAAAATACAAGAAGAAAGCTTGTATTATGAAACTTTAAAGCATACAGGTGAATTCCCGATTATTGGTGTAAATACCTTCTTGAATTCTAAAGGTTCGCCAACGGTAACGCCAGGTGAGGTAATTAGAGCTACTAAAGAGGAGAAAGAATATCAAATTGAAACGCTTAATTTACTGAACGATCGATTTGAGAAAGAGGCAAAAGAAAGTTTAGACAGATTGCAAAAGGCAGCCATTAAAAATGAAAACCTTTTTGCTGAATTGATGGAAGCTACTAAGTTCTGTTCTTTAGGTCAGATTACGAATGCGATGTTTGAGGTCGGAGGCCAATACAGAAGAAATATGTAA
- the rlmF gene encoding 23S rRNA (adenine(1618)-N(6))-methyltransferase RlmF, which produces MPTPQKSSLHPNNPFNKRYDLESLAKTLPELEAFIFTNQYDSQTIDFADPKAVKALNKALLLQHYDLKYWDIPDGYLCPPIPGRADYLFHIDEFLTKKRKGVEVKGDLIRCLDIGTGASCIYPILGSQQFGWNFVGSEIDPKAFAAAEKIISENPSLQDKIEIRKQYKSTDIFKGIVKKHEYYDVSICNPPFHSSAEEAEKGTTRKLKNLKKFRKGEKPTLNFGGKSNELWTEGGELKFITNMAVQSKYHSHSVRWFTTLVSKSSNLKRIYDAIKQAGAKEIETIEMSHGNKTSRIVAWTFLTA; this is translated from the coding sequence ATGCCCACTCCACAAAAGTCAAGCCTGCATCCCAATAATCCATTTAATAAAAGATATGATCTGGAAAGTTTAGCAAAAACGCTTCCTGAATTAGAAGCCTTTATTTTTACCAATCAATATGATAGTCAGACGATTGATTTTGCTGATCCAAAAGCGGTTAAGGCATTGAATAAAGCACTTTTATTACAACATTACGATTTAAAATATTGGGATATTCCGGATGGTTATTTATGTCCGCCAATTCCGGGTAGAGCAGATTATTTATTTCATATAGATGAATTCCTGACTAAAAAGAGAAAAGGAGTGGAGGTAAAAGGTGACTTAATAAGATGCCTGGATATTGGAACTGGTGCCAGTTGTATTTACCCTATTTTAGGTTCACAGCAATTCGGTTGGAATTTTGTAGGTTCAGAAATTGACCCAAAAGCCTTTGCTGCAGCAGAAAAAATTATTTCTGAAAATCCGTCACTTCAGGATAAAATCGAAATCAGGAAACAATACAAATCCACTGATATATTCAAAGGCATTGTCAAAAAGCATGAATACTATGATGTGAGTATTTGCAATCCGCCATTTCACAGTTCAGCTGAAGAAGCGGAAAAAGGTACGACTAGAAAGCTAAAGAACCTCAAAAAATTTAGAAAAGGAGAAAAGCCGACCCTAAACTTCGGAGGAAAAAGCAACGAATTATGGACTGAAGGAGGGGAATTGAAATTCATCACCAATATGGCGGTCCAGAGTAAATACCATTCTCATTCTGTGCGCTGGTTTACCACATTGGTTTCGAAATCCTCCAATCTAAAACGAATATATGATGCCATCAAACAAGCAGGAGCAAAGGAGATTGAAACCATTGAAATGAGTCATGGCAATAAGACTAGTAGGATAGTGGCTTGGACGTTTTTAACTGCCTAG
- a CDS encoding efflux RND transporter periplasmic adaptor subunit, which yields MKLINIIILTSVLAFMACSGKEETVVEEQQEKKNEISLSEDQVENTNLKVGKLKKAPLDKKLTTIGELAVAPKDIAELHLVHHAFIEGTEILPGETVKKGQVLATFSHPDILTLQSNYLASINNLKKLEADYNRKKSLVENQSISLKSFQEAEAQNFEAKVNTDSKKSMLQKLGINAASLQKGNLQNVLSLRAPFSGVITEVNISKGMLIETSQSLFELVNLDEMHLEFNVFPKDVDQLKEGQSVSFKLPEGKNWHESTLHFINKKVSDNSVLAHADLPKTVNLPLGAQLEVQVHIKTDSLLLMPKKGILKQGDQIYIFEEISKGNYKKMEVKALDENEDYIGINPEDLDQSKNYVTAGAYYLNE from the coding sequence ATGAAACTTATAAATATAATTATCCTAACATCCGTACTAGCTTTTATGGCTTGTAGTGGAAAAGAAGAAACAGTTGTTGAAGAACAGCAAGAGAAAAAAAATGAAATATCCTTATCGGAAGATCAGGTGGAAAACACCAATTTGAAAGTAGGGAAATTAAAAAAGGCACCCTTAGATAAAAAGCTAACAACGATAGGTGAACTAGCCGTTGCTCCTAAAGATATAGCGGAATTACATCTTGTTCATCATGCTTTTATAGAAGGAACTGAGATTTTGCCTGGTGAAACGGTAAAGAAAGGGCAAGTTTTGGCCACTTTCTCCCATCCCGACATCCTTACTTTGCAAAGTAATTATCTCGCATCAATCAATAACCTAAAGAAATTGGAAGCAGATTATAATAGGAAGAAAAGCCTAGTAGAGAATCAATCTATATCATTAAAAAGCTTTCAGGAAGCTGAGGCTCAAAATTTTGAAGCTAAAGTGAATACAGACAGCAAAAAAAGCATGCTTCAAAAATTAGGGATAAATGCTGCAAGCTTGCAAAAAGGAAATTTACAAAATGTTCTAAGCCTAAGAGCACCATTCAGCGGTGTAATCACAGAAGTGAATATCAGTAAAGGCATGCTGATTGAGACTAGTCAAAGCCTTTTTGAATTAGTGAATTTGGATGAAATGCATTTGGAATTCAATGTTTTTCCAAAAGATGTAGATCAATTAAAAGAAGGCCAAAGCGTAAGCTTTAAACTTCCTGAAGGGAAAAATTGGCATGAAAGCACACTTCATTTCATCAATAAAAAAGTGAGTGATAATAGCGTCTTAGCGCATGCAGATTTACCCAAAACAGTCAATCTTCCTTTAGGCGCACAATTGGAAGTTCAGGTGCATATAAAAACCGACAGTTTATTGCTGATGCCAAAAAAGGGAATCCTGAAGCAAGGAGATCAAATTTATATTTTTGAAGAAATCTCTAAAGGCAACTATAAAAAAATGGAAGTAAAAGCTTTAGATGAAAATGAGGATTATATCGGAATTAATCCTGAAGATTTGGATCAAAGTAAAAATTATGTGACAGCAGGTGCTTATTATTTGAATGAATGA
- a CDS encoding helix-turn-helix domain-containing protein, translating into MSQHKLTEIAKIAVRYVNTTNRLIFLTGKAGSGKTTLLRYIINNTYKNVAVAAPTGIAAINAKGVTLHSLLQLPFGTFIPEDNAVDFSRTSEQINTPKTFLQQFKMYGNKRQIIRNLELLIIDEVSMLRADILDCMDLILRMVRKNPQPFGGLQIMFIGDLNQLPPVIRQHEWQYLNKYYKTGYFFEALALQKTEMVYIELDKIFRQSDPEFTSILNRLRDNHLSDADIEKLNQHYEEGVEESKKDGYIHITTHNRKADLLNEKSLKLLNTEEQSYKAEIEGDFPENMFPLPEKLNFKIGAQVMFIKNDSSGEARYFNGKIGEISEMNEDTIKVKLKNPKDEVTVERYEWMNQRYSLDKSTNVLQEKWLGTFKQFPLKLAWAITVHKSQGLTFEKAILDLSDSFAPGQMYVALSRLTGLEGLILSKPISNIPFELDKSLRQFEDNKKAPEQLNQKLESDRKAFVFNTIRETFDFQGLVKELNIHLGSFNKGENRSLKQQYADWTREKKELLEEINKVGLKFQSSLAHYEAKEEYLSELAERVNSAEDFFKPKVKDLYDAFKAHLIDTSNQSKVKTYLKELESITEQLKSKLLLISKTAMLVTAASENRILSKKDLHKSSTFEEAKKDSKEKKKKSKKDKTPTAEISYNFFKEGLSIEEIAAKREFVPGTILGHLSKYIETGEIEASQLMDAQKLEQICTVMALEEVKGSADVKARLGDEFTYDEIKIAWGHFRRNHQKEEAS; encoded by the coding sequence ATGTCACAGCACAAACTGACCGAAATCGCCAAAATTGCCGTTCGATATGTGAACACCACCAACCGATTGATATTTCTTACTGGTAAAGCAGGAAGTGGAAAAACCACGCTTTTACGCTATATCATTAACAATACTTATAAAAATGTAGCCGTTGCAGCCCCCACTGGAATTGCAGCTATAAACGCCAAAGGTGTTACTTTACACTCTTTACTTCAGCTTCCTTTTGGTACCTTCATTCCGGAAGATAATGCAGTAGATTTCTCCAGAACCAGCGAGCAAATTAACACCCCAAAAACCTTCCTTCAGCAGTTTAAAATGTATGGCAATAAGCGCCAGATTATCCGAAATTTGGAACTGTTGATTATTGATGAAGTCAGTATGCTTCGTGCAGATATTCTGGACTGCATGGATTTAATTCTACGAATGGTTCGTAAAAACCCTCAACCTTTTGGTGGCTTGCAAATCATGTTCATTGGAGATTTAAACCAGCTCCCACCAGTAATTCGTCAGCATGAGTGGCAATACTTAAATAAATATTATAAAACCGGCTATTTCTTTGAGGCATTAGCTTTACAGAAAACAGAGATGGTTTATATCGAGTTGGATAAAATATTCCGTCAATCTGATCCTGAATTTACATCCATTCTTAATCGCCTCAGAGATAATCACCTTAGTGATGCTGATATTGAAAAGCTAAATCAGCATTATGAAGAAGGCGTGGAAGAATCAAAAAAGGATGGTTATATCCACATCACGACACATAATCGAAAAGCCGATTTACTCAATGAAAAATCTTTAAAATTACTTAATACAGAAGAGCAAAGTTATAAAGCTGAAATTGAAGGTGATTTTCCAGAAAATATGTTCCCTTTGCCTGAAAAACTCAATTTTAAGATTGGTGCACAGGTGATGTTTATCAAAAATGATAGCAGCGGAGAGGCGAGATATTTTAATGGTAAAATCGGAGAAATTTCCGAGATGAATGAAGACACCATCAAAGTGAAGCTAAAAAATCCGAAAGATGAAGTTACCGTAGAAAGATATGAATGGATGAACCAGCGATACAGTCTGGATAAATCCACCAATGTGCTTCAAGAAAAATGGCTGGGGACTTTCAAGCAATTTCCTTTAAAACTAGCTTGGGCTATTACAGTTCATAAATCACAAGGCTTAACTTTTGAAAAAGCCATTTTGGATTTATCGGATAGTTTCGCCCCTGGTCAAATGTATGTAGCACTTTCAAGGCTTACCGGCTTAGAAGGATTGATTCTTTCAAAACCCATTAGCAATATTCCTTTCGAATTGGATAAAAGTCTTAGACAATTTGAGGATAACAAAAAAGCGCCTGAGCAGCTAAATCAAAAGCTTGAATCCGATAGGAAAGCATTTGTTTTTAATACAATTAGAGAAACTTTCGATTTCCAAGGCTTAGTGAAAGAATTAAATATTCATTTAGGCAGCTTTAATAAGGGAGAAAATAGATCACTTAAGCAGCAATATGCTGATTGGACTAGAGAGAAAAAGGAGCTATTAGAAGAAATCAATAAAGTTGGGCTTAAGTTTCAAAGTTCATTAGCCCATTACGAAGCTAAAGAAGAATATTTGTCTGAATTAGCTGAAAGGGTCAATAGCGCTGAAGATTTTTTCAAACCAAAAGTAAAGGATTTATATGATGCATTTAAAGCACATTTAATCGATACATCCAATCAAAGTAAAGTAAAAACCTATCTCAAAGAACTAGAGAGCATTACAGAGCAATTAAAGTCAAAGCTTTTGCTAATCAGTAAAACTGCAATGTTAGTGACAGCAGCTTCAGAAAACAGGATATTATCTAAAAAAGATTTACATAAATCCTCCACTTTTGAAGAAGCCAAAAAAGATTCTAAAGAAAAGAAAAAGAAATCCAAAAAGGACAAAACTCCTACTGCTGAAATATCCTACAATTTCTTTAAAGAGGGTTTAAGCATAGAAGAAATTGCCGCTAAAAGGGAATTTGTCCCTGGTACTATTTTAGGACACTTATCCAAATACATTGAAACTGGTGAAATTGAAGCTTCTCAACTGATGGATGCCCAAAAATTAGAGCAAATTTGCACTGTAATGGCTTTGGAAGAAGTAAAAGGAAGTGCGGATGTGAAAGCCAGGCTAGGAGATGAATTTACTTATGATGAAATCAAGATTGCTTGGGGACATTTTAGGAGAAATCATCAGAAAGAAGAAGCATCCTGA